One window of the Podospora pseudocomata strain CBS 415.72m chromosome 7, whole genome shotgun sequence genome contains the following:
- the ADO1 gene encoding adenosine kinase (BUSCO:EOG09263HYJ; EggNog:ENOG503NUDP; COG:G), which produces MAATKDYRLLCLENPLLDIQAFGDEALLEKYGLKPNDAILAEEKHLPIYEDLLNNYDAKLIAGGAAQNTARGAQYILAPNSVVYLGGAGDDKYAAILRDAVKQVGLRVEYRVDPKIPTGRCGVVITGHNRSMVTELGAANHYDLEHLKRPDIWALVENAEAYYVGGYHFTVCPPAIQELAKQAAEKNKPFILSLSAPFICQFFKEPLDASAPYWDYVIGNEGEAAAYSESHGLGLTDVKEIAKALANLPKINTQRKRVAIITQGTEPTVVAIQGEDEVKEYPVHELAKELINDTNGAGDAFAGGFCAGIVDGHPLEEAVNMGQWLARLSIQELGPSYPFPKQAYSRQ; this is translated from the exons ATGGCCGCCACCAAGGACTACAGACTGCTCTGCTTGGAGAACCCTCTCCTTG ATATCCAAGCCTTTGGCGACGAGGCCCTCCTCGAAAAATACGGCCTCAAGCCCAAcgacgccatcctcgccgaggagaagcACCTCCCCATCTACGAggacctcctcaacaactacGACGCCAAGCTCATCGCCGGCGGCGCCGCTCAAAACACCGCCCGCGGAGCCCAGTACATCCTCGCGCCCAACTCTGTCGTCTACctcggcggcgccggcgacGACAAGTacgccgccatcctccgcGATGCCGTCAAGCAGGTCGGCCTCCGGGTCGAGTACCGCGTAGACCCCAAGATCCCCACCGGCCGCTGCGGCGTCGTCATCACGGGCCACAACCGCTCCATGGTCACCGAGCTCGGCGCCGCCAACCACTACGACCTCGAGCACCTCAAGCGCCCAGACATCTGGGCTCTCGTCGAGAACGCAGAGGCTTACTACGTCGGCGGATACCACTTCACCGTCTGCCCCCCCGCGATCCAGGAGCTGGCCAAGCAGGCGGCCGAGAAGAACAAGCCGTTCATCTTGAGCTTGTCCGCCCCGTTCATCTGCCAGTTCTTCAAGGAGCCGCTTGATGCCTCAGCGCCGTATTGGGATTATGTCATTGGTAATGAGGGCGAGGCGGCTGCGTACTCTGAGAGCCATGGGCTTGGTTTGACGGATGTCAAGGAGATCGCCAAGGCGCTCGCCAACCTGcccaagatcaacacccAGCGGAAGCGTGTGGCTATCATCACTCAAGGTACCGAGCCTACCGTTGTTGCCATTcagggtgaggatgaggtcaaggagTACCCTGTTCACGAGCTCGCCAAGGAGCTCATCAACGACACCAAcggtgctggtgatgcttTTGCTGGCGGTTTCTGCGCTGGCATTGTTGATGGTCACCCCCTTGAGGAGGCTGTCAACATGGGCCAGTGGTTGGCTCGTCTGAGCATTCAGGAGTTGGGTCCTTC ttaccccttccccaagcaGGCCTACTCCCGCCAGTAG
- the RPL2 gene encoding 60S ribosomal protein L2 (EggNog:ENOG503NU8K; COG:J), which produces MGRVIRNQRKGRGSIFTANTRLNKAPAKFRSLDFAERHGYVRGIVKEIIHDPGRGAPLARVQFNSPYKFKKVTETFIANEGMYTGQFIYAGKNAALTIGNVLPLASVPEGTVVSNVEEKVGDRGALGRTSGNYITVVGHNPDEGKTRIKLPSGAKKVVSSSARGMIGIVAGGGRTDKPLLKASRAKHKFAVKRNRWPKTRGVAMNPVDHPHGGGNHQHIGKASTISRYAAQGQKAGLIAARRTGLLRGTQKTKE; this is translated from the exons ATGGGACGCGTC ATCCGCAACCAGCGTAAGGGTCGCGGCAGTATCTTCACTGCCAACACCCGCCTGAACAAGGCCCCCGCCAAGTTCAGATCTCTCGATTTCGCCGAGCGTCATGGCTACGTTCGCGGTATCGTGAAGGAGATCATCCACGACCCCGGCCGTGGTGCTCCCCTCGCCCGCGTTCAGTTCAACTCGCCCTACAAGTTCAAGAAGGTCACCGAGACCTTCATTGCCAACGAAGGCATGTACACCGGCCAGTTCATTTATGCCGGCAAGAACGCCGCTCTTACCATCGGAAacgtcctccccctcgcttCCGTCCCCGAGGGTACCGTCGTCTCCAAcgtcgaggagaaggtcgGTGACCGTGGTGCGCTCGGCCGCACCTCCGGCAACTACATCACCGTTGTCGGCCACAACCCCGATGAGGGCAAGACCCGCATCAAGCTCCCCTCCGGCGCCAAGAAGGTCGTCAGCTCCAGCGCTCGCGGCATGATCGGTATCGttgccggtggtggcagaACCGACAAGCCCCTCCTCAAGGCTTCTCGTGCCAAGCACAAGTTCGCTGTCAAGCGCAACAGATGGCCCAAGACTCGTGGTGTTGCCATGAACCCCGTCGACCATCCTCACGGTGGT GGTAACCACCAGCATATCGGTAAGGCGTCTACCATTTCCAGATACGCCGCCCAGGGTCAAAAGGCGGGTCTCATTGCTGCCCGCAGAACGGGTCTGCTGCGTGGTACCCAGAAGACGAAGGAGTAA